From Lagenorhynchus albirostris chromosome 15, mLagAlb1.1, whole genome shotgun sequence, one genomic window encodes:
- the CLDN3 gene encoding claudin-3, giving the protein MSMGLEIAGTSLAVMGWLSTIVCCVLPMWRVTAFIGSSIITAQITWEGLWMNCVVQSTGQMQCKVYDSLLALPQDLQAARALIVIAILLAAFGLLVALVGAQCTNCVQDETAKAKITIVAGVLFLMAALLTLVPVSWSANTIIREFYNPLVPDAQKREMGSALYVGWAAAALQLLGGALLCCSCPPREKKYTPAKILYSAPRSNGPGTGTGTAYDRKDYV; this is encoded by the coding sequence ATGTCCATGGGCCTGGAGATCGCGGGCACCTCGCTGGCCGTCATGGGCTGGCTGAGCACCATCGTGTGCTGCGTGCTGCCCATGTGGCGCGTGACGGCCTTCATCGGCAGCAGCATCATCACGGCGCAGATCACCTGGGAGGGCCTGTGGATGAACTGCGTGGTGCAGAGCACGGGCCAGATGCAGTGCAAGGTGTACGACTCGCTGCTGGCGCTGCCGCAGGACCTACAGGCGGCCCGCGCCCTCATCGTCATCGCCATCCTGCTGGCCGCCTTCGGGCTCCTTGTGGCGCTCGTGGGTGCCCAGTGCACAAACTGTGTGCAGGACGAAACGGCCAAGGCCAAGATCACCATCGTGGCGGGCGTGCTCTTCCTGATGGCCGCCTTGCTCACCCTCGTGCCGGTGTCCTGGTCGGCCAACACCATCATCCGGGAATTCTACAACCCGTTGGTGCCAGATGCACAGAAGCGCGAGATGGGCTCCGCCCTGTACGTGGGCTGGGCGGCCGCGGCGCTGCAGCTGCTGGGCGGAGCGCTACTCTGCTGCTCGTGCCCGCCGCGCGAGAAGAAATACACGCCCGCCAAGATCCTCTACTCGGCGCCGCGCTCCAACGGCCCAGGCACCGGCACCGGCACAGCCTACGACCGCAAGGACTACGTCTGA